A single region of the Deefgea piscis genome encodes:
- a CDS encoding ABC transporter ATP-binding protein, translating to MASITLKNIKKNYTKDVCVIKGVDLEIKDGEFVVFVGPSGCGKSTMMRMIAGLEEITAGELYIGDTLANDLHASKRGIAMVFQSYALYPHMSVYDNMAFALKLAGTPKPEIDQRVKKAADILQMTHLLERKPKALSGGQRQRVAIGRAIVRNPKVFLLDEPLSNLDASLRLNMRVELSKLHQELKTTMLYVTHDQVEAMTLADRIVVFNAGIIQQVGSPLEMYENPSNLFVASFLGSPKMNLFEAQLVGVEQDAAVVRLPKGITARAAVNPGSAKVGDKVTLGIRPEHIELTDENVAGSIPAKVDLVEHLGDTVLAYVEIPGVNEIICMKLPAHMTGLKFGDMVRIVFPEKHSMLFDAEGLAFKRNR from the coding sequence ATGGCTAGCATTACTCTTAAAAATATTAAGAAGAACTACACCAAAGACGTTTGCGTGATCAAGGGTGTTGATTTAGAGATTAAAGACGGCGAATTCGTAGTATTTGTTGGTCCATCAGGCTGCGGCAAGTCAACGATGATGCGTATGATTGCAGGCTTGGAAGAGATCACTGCAGGCGAGTTGTATATCGGTGACACATTGGCCAATGACTTGCACGCATCAAAACGCGGTATCGCGATGGTGTTCCAGTCTTACGCTTTGTATCCGCACATGAGCGTGTATGACAATATGGCTTTTGCCTTGAAATTGGCTGGCACGCCGAAACCAGAAATCGATCAACGCGTTAAAAAAGCCGCCGATATTTTGCAAATGACGCATTTGCTGGAACGTAAGCCAAAAGCTTTGTCAGGTGGTCAGCGTCAGCGTGTGGCGATTGGTCGGGCGATTGTGCGTAATCCAAAAGTATTCTTGTTGGATGAGCCATTGTCGAACTTGGATGCTTCACTGCGTTTGAATATGCGTGTTGAATTGTCAAAACTGCATCAAGAACTCAAAACCACCATGCTGTATGTGACGCATGACCAAGTGGAAGCGATGACTTTGGCTGACCGTATTGTGGTGTTTAATGCTGGTATCATTCAGCAAGTGGGTAGCCCGCTTGAAATGTATGAAAACCCATCGAACTTGTTTGTTGCTAGCTTCTTGGGTTCACCAAAAATGAACTTGTTTGAAGCGCAATTGGTTGGCGTTGAGCAAGATGCCGCTGTAGTTCGCTTGCCAAAAGGCATTACTGCTCGCGCAGCGGTGAATCCAGGTAGCGCCAAAGTGGGCGATAAAGTGACTTTGGGGATTCGTCCAGAGCACATTGAATTGACCGACGAAAACGTTGCCGGTTCAATCCCTGCTAAAGTGGATTTGGTTGAGCATTTGGGTGATACCGTTTTGGCTTATGTTGAAATTCCAGGCGTGAATGAAATCATTTGCATGAAACTGCCAGCACATATGACCGGCCTGAAGTTTGGCGATATGGTGCGCATTGTGTTCCCAGAGAAACACAGCATGTTGTTTGATGCTGAAGGCTTGGCATTTAAACGCAATCGTTAA
- a CDS encoding TraB/GumN family protein, producing the protein MLARFSSSLFAAMTALSFTVAPPAMADQGEKQAILWKVEKANTPASWLLATIQTTDGQVGEFTPATLAALGGAKYIGTEFHNDINSVVDMARTMLDEKPSLAQTLGAADYAKLLPLIESRGYPASVTGKLKPWAAIMMLLSPRPAKDLIPMDDRLLKYSMENGRKYFGVESVEQQLAPFQAIPQAKQIPLLKALIKNEAKLEQNYKQIVSAYLKQDLNQVQKLLQIEALALPEADRAWYRQWRNETFNQRNKIIVERLKVPFEKGDSFVGINAGQLPGKDGLIAKLRAAGYSVNAFSAAK; encoded by the coding sequence ATGCTTGCTCGATTCAGCTCATCATTATTTGCCGCAATGACCGCACTTAGTTTTACTGTGGCGCCACCGGCAATGGCCGACCAAGGCGAAAAACAAGCCATTTTATGGAAAGTTGAAAAAGCCAATACCCCTGCTTCTTGGTTATTAGCCACCATTCAAACTACCGATGGTCAAGTTGGCGAATTTACCCCTGCAACCTTGGCGGCACTCGGTGGTGCAAAATACATTGGTACTGAATTTCATAATGATATTAATTCAGTAGTCGATATGGCACGCACCATGCTCGATGAAAAACCGAGCTTAGCGCAAACCTTAGGCGCTGCTGATTACGCTAAATTATTACCATTGATTGAAAGCCGTGGCTATCCAGCATCGGTAACTGGCAAATTAAAACCTTGGGCTGCGATTATGATGTTATTGTCGCCACGTCCAGCCAAAGATTTAATTCCTATGGATGATCGTTTACTCAAATATTCAATGGAAAATGGCCGTAAATACTTTGGCGTTGAAAGTGTTGAACAGCAATTAGCGCCATTTCAAGCGATACCACAAGCCAAACAAATTCCTTTGCTAAAAGCGCTGATTAAAAATGAAGCCAAGCTTGAGCAAAATTATAAGCAAATTGTCAGTGCTTATTTAAAGCAAGATTTAAATCAAGTCCAAAAATTATTGCAGATCGAAGCATTAGCGCTACCTGAGGCTGACCGTGCTTGGTATCGCCAATGGCGCAACGAGACATTCAATCAGCGCAATAAAATCATTGTTGAGCGTTTAAAAGTGCCGTTTGAGAAAGGTGATTCTTTTGTCGGCATTAACGCTGGCCAATTACCCGGCAAAGACGGTTTAATCGCCAAATTACGTGCCGCAGGTTATAGCGTTAACGCTTTTTCGGCAGCGAAATAA
- a CDS encoding NADP(H)-dependent aldo-keto reductase: protein MQMKTLPGTDLSVSSLCLGTMTFGEQNTESQAHSQLDYAYSHGINFIDTAEMYPVPANAQTQGLTESYVGSWLKQQRRDQLIVATKVAGPNRGMEWIRGGPQLTRGHILAACDASLLRLNTDYIDLYQLHWPARHVPMFGQSYYEPSQEYADAPELHEQLAALKELVDQGKIRYVGVSNETPWGVMAFTRLAEQYQLPRIATIQNVYNLINRTYDYGLAEVCHREQVSLLAYSPLAFGLLSGKYLHDAKADGRMTRFANFGQRYLKPQVPAAIAAFTALAERNQISPAQMALAWLQSRWYVASTIIGATTMAQLAENIASTQLILNDSLLAEIEAIHRQSPSPAQ, encoded by the coding sequence ATGCAGATGAAAACTTTACCCGGCACGGATTTATCCGTGTCTAGCCTATGCTTAGGCACAATGACGTTTGGTGAGCAAAATACCGAAAGCCAAGCGCACTCTCAACTCGACTATGCGTACTCGCACGGGATTAATTTTATTGATACCGCCGAAATGTATCCGGTGCCGGCTAATGCCCAAACCCAAGGCTTAACCGAGTCGTATGTGGGTAGTTGGCTAAAGCAGCAGCGCCGCGATCAATTGATTGTTGCTACCAAAGTAGCCGGCCCCAATCGTGGGATGGAGTGGATACGCGGTGGCCCACAACTCACAAGGGGGCATATCCTTGCAGCCTGCGATGCCAGTTTGCTGCGGCTCAATACCGACTATATCGACTTGTATCAATTGCACTGGCCGGCGCGGCATGTGCCGATGTTTGGGCAAAGTTATTACGAGCCCAGCCAAGAATATGCCGATGCTCCTGAATTACACGAGCAACTAGCCGCGCTCAAAGAATTAGTCGATCAGGGCAAGATCCGTTATGTCGGCGTTTCTAATGAAACGCCGTGGGGCGTGATGGCCTTCACGCGTCTTGCCGAGCAATATCAATTGCCGCGGATTGCGACGATTCAGAATGTTTACAATCTGATCAACCGCACGTATGACTATGGTTTGGCTGAAGTTTGCCATCGTGAACAAGTGAGCCTGTTGGCATATAGCCCACTGGCTTTTGGTTTACTCAGTGGCAAATATCTGCACGACGCTAAGGCTGATGGTCGAATGACGCGCTTTGCCAATTTTGGTCAGCGCTATTTAAAACCACAAGTCCCCGCAGCGATTGCGGCATTTACTGCGCTCGCCGAGCGCAATCAAATTAGCCCCGCACAAATGGCCTTGGCTTGGCTGCAAAGCCGTTGGTATGTGGCCAGTACCATTATTGGTGCGACCACGATGGCGCAGCTCGCTGAAAATATTGCCAGCACGCAACTTATATTAAATGACAGCTTACTGGCCGAAATTGAAGCGATTCATCGCCAATCACCGAGCCCGGCGCAGTAA
- a CDS encoding carbohydrate ABC transporter permease, with protein sequence MFKTKAIRKALGLTAHYSGLILFAFFTVFPLLWALAFALSQDGSTAYRFPTGFMPTTDDGTGNYTFGMTLIWFERVFSEIPFGKYFFNSVIISGFSVVFTAIFSLLAAYPLARMKFFGRNVIFMAIIGTLMLPGEAAFVTNFITVSKFGNWMNEVQALLGSPDETWKRLVGVNSYFAVIAPGVAGAFGIFLMKQAFEAVPQDLIDAARVDGATEMQILWRVMLPVTVPSLAALSIFTLVNSWNDFIWPSIIMRSKEMQPLAVGVFNDLTGPLAGSQNTLMAAIVLTVIPVLIFFAFTQRYFISGMDGAVK encoded by the coding sequence ATGTTTAAAACTAAAGCCATTCGCAAAGCATTAGGCCTAACTGCACATTACAGTGGCTTAATATTATTTGCCTTTTTTACCGTGTTTCCTTTGTTGTGGGCATTGGCATTTGCGCTTTCACAAGATGGTTCAACAGCCTATCGATTCCCTACTGGCTTTATGCCAACCACGGATGATGGTACTGGGAACTATACATTTGGTATGACGCTGATTTGGTTCGAGCGCGTCTTTAGTGAAATCCCATTTGGAAAATACTTCTTTAATTCGGTCATTATTTCTGGCTTTTCGGTAGTCTTTACTGCAATTTTTTCATTATTGGCAGCATATCCATTAGCTCGAATGAAGTTTTTTGGTCGCAATGTGATTTTTATGGCAATTATTGGCACCTTGATGTTGCCTGGTGAAGCTGCTTTTGTGACGAACTTCATCACCGTTTCTAAGTTCGGTAATTGGATGAATGAAGTGCAAGCGTTGCTTGGCAGCCCTGATGAAACCTGGAAACGCTTAGTTGGTGTCAATAGCTACTTTGCCGTTATTGCTCCTGGTGTTGCTGGTGCATTTGGTATTTTCTTGATGAAACAAGCATTTGAAGCGGTTCCGCAAGATTTGATTGATGCAGCACGTGTTGACGGTGCAACGGAAATGCAAATTTTGTGGCGCGTAATGTTGCCTGTAACTGTACCGTCGCTTGCCGCGCTGAGTATTTTCACTTTGGTGAATTCATGGAATGACTTCATTTGGCCGTCGATTATTATGCGCTCGAAAGAAATGCAGCCATTGGCGGTTGGTGTATTTAATGATTTGACCGGTCCATTAGCGGGTTCGCAAAATACCCTGATGGCAGCCATTGTATTGACTGTTATCCCTGTATTGATTTTCTTTGCCTTCACGCAGCGCTACTTTATCTCTGGTATGGATGGCGCAGTTAAATAA